In a genomic window of Erigeron canadensis isolate Cc75 chromosome 5, C_canadensis_v1, whole genome shotgun sequence:
- the LOC122599202 gene encoding transcription factor UNE10-like isoform X1 produces MSQCVPSWDLEDNPAPNSSSSNPDQGRLKVALRAPSSNSMSSVLDVPTLDYEVAELTWKNGQVAMHGLGPPRVVSKYTWDKPRAAETLEAIVNQATCHKPQLDFYAHDLVPWIDHHSSAVVTSGRSATMTMDALVPSANTQPRALLSGTNGALTRCSTRVASCSGAQSGFGDHMVANGGATAREWSSQSVSGSETFGMESSRQLTFDTCERDLGVKGGFNSSPSMGSPGNTVSGGKHSTKSTSPDENDSVCHSRPQKQSSELEDKKKGKGKSSTTSTKRSRAAAIHNQSERKRRDKINQKMKTLQKLVPNANKTDKASMLDEVIEYLKQLQAQIHMIGRMNMSPMMMAMQQQQQLQMAAMMNHPMTMGMAGAAMGMGMPPPPGVMDLNAIGGNRPNILGMPAGFHPASAFMQPSWDMHQAGTAGDRRVTTNQNDPMAAFLACQSQQPMTMDGYNRMAAMFQQMQNQPGYTGLKN; encoded by the exons TCTTCATCAAACCCTGATCAGGGTCGTCTCAAAGTCGCCTTACGTGCTCCTTCCTCCAACTCCATGTCATCCGTTCTCGATGTTCCCAC ATTGGATTATGAGGTGGCAGAATTAACGTGGAAAAATGGTCAAGTTGCCATGCACGGTTTAGGTCCACCGCGCGTGGTCAGCAAGTACACATGGGACAAACCACGCGCAGCCGAGACCTTAGAAGCCATTGTGAACCAAGCCACCTGCCACAAACCCCAATTGGATTTCTACGCCCACGATTTAGTCCCATGGATAGACCACCACAGCTCGGCCGTGGTTACAAGTGGTAGGTCCGCTACCATGACCATGGACGCCTTGGTCCCAAGCGCAAACACCCAACCTCGTGCGCTGTTGTCTGGGACCAATGGTGCTCTCACGCGCTGTTCCACACGCGTGGCATCATGCAGTGGTGCGCAGTCCGGTTTTGGGGACCACATGGTGGCCAATGGTGGGGCAACAGCGCGTGAATGGAGCAGCCAAAGTGTGAGTGGTAGTGAGACGTTCGGAATGGAGAGTAGCCGACAATTGACTTTTGACACATGTGAGAGGGATTTGGGTGTGAAAGGCGGGTTCAACTCATCTCCTTCCATGGGGTCGCCAGGGAATACGGTCTCCGGTGGTAAACATTCTACTAAATCGACATCTCCTGATGAAAATGATTCTGTTTGCCATAGTCGACCTCAG AAGCAGAGTAGTGAATTGGAAGacaaaaagaaaggaaagggaAAGTCGTCAACAACTTCGACTAAAAGAAGTCGAGCCGCTGCTATTCATAACCAATCTGAACGG aaaCGACGGGACAAGATCAATCAGAAAATGAAGACACTACAAAAGCTTGTTCCAAATGCCAATAAG ACAGACAAAGCGTCAATGCTGGATGAAGTGATCGAATATCTAAAGCAATTACAAGCTCAAATCCACATGATAGGTAGAATGAACATGTCACCTATGATGATGGCCATGCAACAACAGCAACAACTTCAAATGGCCGCTATGATGAACCACCCGATGACAATGGGAATGGCCGGCGCCGCCATGGGAATGGGAATGCCGCCGCCACCAGGGGTCATGGATTTGAACGCCATTGGGGGAAACCGCCCCAACATTCTTGGAATGCCGGCTGGCTTCCACCCTGCTTCCGCCTTCATGCAACCATCATGGGATATGCATCAAGCAGGAACAGCCGGAGATCGACGAGTTACAACAAACCAAAACGACCCGATGGCGGCCTTCCTTGCATGCCAATcgcag CAGCCAATGACTATGGACGGTTACAATAGAATGGCTGCCATGTTTCAGCAAATGCAGAATCAGCCTGGCTACACCGGTCTCAAGAattga
- the LOC122599202 gene encoding transcription factor UNE10-like isoform X3, producing MSQCVPSWDLEDNPAPNSSSSNPDQGRLKVALRAPSSNSMSSVLDVPTLDYEVAELTWKNGQVAMHGLGPPRVVSKYTWDKPRAAETLEAIVNQATCHKPQLDFYAHDLVPWIDHHSSAVVTSGRSATMTMDALVPSANTQPRALLSGTNGALTRCSTRVASCSGAQSGFGDHMVANGGATAREWSSQSVSGSETFGMESSRQLTFDTCERDLGVKGGFNSSPSMGSPGNTVSGGKHSTKSTSPDENDSVCHSRPQSSELEDKKKGKGKSSTTSTKRSRAAAIHNQSERKRRDKINQKMKTLQKLVPNANKTDKASMLDEVIEYLKQLQAQIHMIGRMNMSPMMMAMQQQQQLQMAAMMNHPMTMGMAGAAMGMGMPPPPGVMDLNAIGGNRPNILGMPAGFHPASAFMQPSWDMHQAGTAGDRRVTTNQNDPMAAFLACQSQQPMTMDGYNRMAAMFQQMQNQPGYTGLKN from the exons TCTTCATCAAACCCTGATCAGGGTCGTCTCAAAGTCGCCTTACGTGCTCCTTCCTCCAACTCCATGTCATCCGTTCTCGATGTTCCCAC ATTGGATTATGAGGTGGCAGAATTAACGTGGAAAAATGGTCAAGTTGCCATGCACGGTTTAGGTCCACCGCGCGTGGTCAGCAAGTACACATGGGACAAACCACGCGCAGCCGAGACCTTAGAAGCCATTGTGAACCAAGCCACCTGCCACAAACCCCAATTGGATTTCTACGCCCACGATTTAGTCCCATGGATAGACCACCACAGCTCGGCCGTGGTTACAAGTGGTAGGTCCGCTACCATGACCATGGACGCCTTGGTCCCAAGCGCAAACACCCAACCTCGTGCGCTGTTGTCTGGGACCAATGGTGCTCTCACGCGCTGTTCCACACGCGTGGCATCATGCAGTGGTGCGCAGTCCGGTTTTGGGGACCACATGGTGGCCAATGGTGGGGCAACAGCGCGTGAATGGAGCAGCCAAAGTGTGAGTGGTAGTGAGACGTTCGGAATGGAGAGTAGCCGACAATTGACTTTTGACACATGTGAGAGGGATTTGGGTGTGAAAGGCGGGTTCAACTCATCTCCTTCCATGGGGTCGCCAGGGAATACGGTCTCCGGTGGTAAACATTCTACTAAATCGACATCTCCTGATGAAAATGATTCTGTTTGCCATAGTCGACCTCAG AGTAGTGAATTGGAAGacaaaaagaaaggaaagggaAAGTCGTCAACAACTTCGACTAAAAGAAGTCGAGCCGCTGCTATTCATAACCAATCTGAACGG aaaCGACGGGACAAGATCAATCAGAAAATGAAGACACTACAAAAGCTTGTTCCAAATGCCAATAAG ACAGACAAAGCGTCAATGCTGGATGAAGTGATCGAATATCTAAAGCAATTACAAGCTCAAATCCACATGATAGGTAGAATGAACATGTCACCTATGATGATGGCCATGCAACAACAGCAACAACTTCAAATGGCCGCTATGATGAACCACCCGATGACAATGGGAATGGCCGGCGCCGCCATGGGAATGGGAATGCCGCCGCCACCAGGGGTCATGGATTTGAACGCCATTGGGGGAAACCGCCCCAACATTCTTGGAATGCCGGCTGGCTTCCACCCTGCTTCCGCCTTCATGCAACCATCATGGGATATGCATCAAGCAGGAACAGCCGGAGATCGACGAGTTACAACAAACCAAAACGACCCGATGGCGGCCTTCCTTGCATGCCAATcgcag CAGCCAATGACTATGGACGGTTACAATAGAATGGCTGCCATGTTTCAGCAAATGCAGAATCAGCCTGGCTACACCGGTCTCAAGAattga
- the LOC122599202 gene encoding transcription factor UNE10-like isoform X2, whose product MSQCVPSWDLEDNPAPNSSSSNPDQGRLKVALRAPSSNSMSSVLDVPTLDYEVAELTWKNGQVAMHGLGPPRVVSKYTWDKPRAAETLEAIVNQATCHKPQLDFYAHDLVPWIDHHSSAVVTSGRSATMTMDALVPSANTQPRALLSGTNGALTRCSTRVASCSGAQSGFGDHMVANGGATAREWSSQSVSGSETFGMESSRQLTFDTCERDLGVKGGFNSSPSMGSPGNTVSGGKHSTKSTSPDENDSVCHSRPQKQSSELEDKKKGKGKSSTTSTKRSRAAAIHNQSERKRRDKINQKMKTLQKLVPNANKTDKASMLDEVIEYLKQLQAQIHMIGRMNMSPMMMAMQQQQQLQMAAMMNHPMTMGMAGAAMGMGMPPPPGVMDLNAIGGNRPNILGMPAGFHPASAFMQPSWDMHQAGTAGDRRVTTNQNDPMAAFLACQSQPMTMDGYNRMAAMFQQMQNQPGYTGLKN is encoded by the exons TCTTCATCAAACCCTGATCAGGGTCGTCTCAAAGTCGCCTTACGTGCTCCTTCCTCCAACTCCATGTCATCCGTTCTCGATGTTCCCAC ATTGGATTATGAGGTGGCAGAATTAACGTGGAAAAATGGTCAAGTTGCCATGCACGGTTTAGGTCCACCGCGCGTGGTCAGCAAGTACACATGGGACAAACCACGCGCAGCCGAGACCTTAGAAGCCATTGTGAACCAAGCCACCTGCCACAAACCCCAATTGGATTTCTACGCCCACGATTTAGTCCCATGGATAGACCACCACAGCTCGGCCGTGGTTACAAGTGGTAGGTCCGCTACCATGACCATGGACGCCTTGGTCCCAAGCGCAAACACCCAACCTCGTGCGCTGTTGTCTGGGACCAATGGTGCTCTCACGCGCTGTTCCACACGCGTGGCATCATGCAGTGGTGCGCAGTCCGGTTTTGGGGACCACATGGTGGCCAATGGTGGGGCAACAGCGCGTGAATGGAGCAGCCAAAGTGTGAGTGGTAGTGAGACGTTCGGAATGGAGAGTAGCCGACAATTGACTTTTGACACATGTGAGAGGGATTTGGGTGTGAAAGGCGGGTTCAACTCATCTCCTTCCATGGGGTCGCCAGGGAATACGGTCTCCGGTGGTAAACATTCTACTAAATCGACATCTCCTGATGAAAATGATTCTGTTTGCCATAGTCGACCTCAG AAGCAGAGTAGTGAATTGGAAGacaaaaagaaaggaaagggaAAGTCGTCAACAACTTCGACTAAAAGAAGTCGAGCCGCTGCTATTCATAACCAATCTGAACGG aaaCGACGGGACAAGATCAATCAGAAAATGAAGACACTACAAAAGCTTGTTCCAAATGCCAATAAG ACAGACAAAGCGTCAATGCTGGATGAAGTGATCGAATATCTAAAGCAATTACAAGCTCAAATCCACATGATAGGTAGAATGAACATGTCACCTATGATGATGGCCATGCAACAACAGCAACAACTTCAAATGGCCGCTATGATGAACCACCCGATGACAATGGGAATGGCCGGCGCCGCCATGGGAATGGGAATGCCGCCGCCACCAGGGGTCATGGATTTGAACGCCATTGGGGGAAACCGCCCCAACATTCTTGGAATGCCGGCTGGCTTCCACCCTGCTTCCGCCTTCATGCAACCATCATGGGATATGCATCAAGCAGGAACAGCCGGAGATCGACGAGTTACAACAAACCAAAACGACCCGATGGCGGCCTTCCTTGCATGCCAATcgcag CCAATGACTATGGACGGTTACAATAGAATGGCTGCCATGTTTCAGCAAATGCAGAATCAGCCTGGCTACACCGGTCTCAAGAattga
- the LOC122599202 gene encoding transcription factor UNE10-like isoform X4: MSQCVPSWDLEDNPAPNSSSSNPDQGRLKVALRAPSSNSMSSVLDVPTLDYEVAELTWKNGQVAMHGLGPPRVVSKYTWDKPRAAETLEAIVNQATCHKPQLDFYAHDLVPWIDHHSSAVVTSGRSATMTMDALVPSANTQPRALLSGTNGALTRCSTRVASCSGAQSGFGDHMVANGGATAREWSSQSVSGSETFGMESSRQLTFDTCERDLGVKGGFNSSPSMGSPGNTVSGGKHSTKSTSPDENDSVCHSRPQSSELEDKKKGKGKSSTTSTKRSRAAAIHNQSERKRRDKINQKMKTLQKLVPNANKTDKASMLDEVIEYLKQLQAQIHMIGRMNMSPMMMAMQQQQQLQMAAMMNHPMTMGMAGAAMGMGMPPPPGVMDLNAIGGNRPNILGMPAGFHPASAFMQPSWDMHQAGTAGDRRVTTNQNDPMAAFLACQSQPMTMDGYNRMAAMFQQMQNQPGYTGLKN; this comes from the exons TCTTCATCAAACCCTGATCAGGGTCGTCTCAAAGTCGCCTTACGTGCTCCTTCCTCCAACTCCATGTCATCCGTTCTCGATGTTCCCAC ATTGGATTATGAGGTGGCAGAATTAACGTGGAAAAATGGTCAAGTTGCCATGCACGGTTTAGGTCCACCGCGCGTGGTCAGCAAGTACACATGGGACAAACCACGCGCAGCCGAGACCTTAGAAGCCATTGTGAACCAAGCCACCTGCCACAAACCCCAATTGGATTTCTACGCCCACGATTTAGTCCCATGGATAGACCACCACAGCTCGGCCGTGGTTACAAGTGGTAGGTCCGCTACCATGACCATGGACGCCTTGGTCCCAAGCGCAAACACCCAACCTCGTGCGCTGTTGTCTGGGACCAATGGTGCTCTCACGCGCTGTTCCACACGCGTGGCATCATGCAGTGGTGCGCAGTCCGGTTTTGGGGACCACATGGTGGCCAATGGTGGGGCAACAGCGCGTGAATGGAGCAGCCAAAGTGTGAGTGGTAGTGAGACGTTCGGAATGGAGAGTAGCCGACAATTGACTTTTGACACATGTGAGAGGGATTTGGGTGTGAAAGGCGGGTTCAACTCATCTCCTTCCATGGGGTCGCCAGGGAATACGGTCTCCGGTGGTAAACATTCTACTAAATCGACATCTCCTGATGAAAATGATTCTGTTTGCCATAGTCGACCTCAG AGTAGTGAATTGGAAGacaaaaagaaaggaaagggaAAGTCGTCAACAACTTCGACTAAAAGAAGTCGAGCCGCTGCTATTCATAACCAATCTGAACGG aaaCGACGGGACAAGATCAATCAGAAAATGAAGACACTACAAAAGCTTGTTCCAAATGCCAATAAG ACAGACAAAGCGTCAATGCTGGATGAAGTGATCGAATATCTAAAGCAATTACAAGCTCAAATCCACATGATAGGTAGAATGAACATGTCACCTATGATGATGGCCATGCAACAACAGCAACAACTTCAAATGGCCGCTATGATGAACCACCCGATGACAATGGGAATGGCCGGCGCCGCCATGGGAATGGGAATGCCGCCGCCACCAGGGGTCATGGATTTGAACGCCATTGGGGGAAACCGCCCCAACATTCTTGGAATGCCGGCTGGCTTCCACCCTGCTTCCGCCTTCATGCAACCATCATGGGATATGCATCAAGCAGGAACAGCCGGAGATCGACGAGTTACAACAAACCAAAACGACCCGATGGCGGCCTTCCTTGCATGCCAATcgcag CCAATGACTATGGACGGTTACAATAGAATGGCTGCCATGTTTCAGCAAATGCAGAATCAGCCTGGCTACACCGGTCTCAAGAattga
- the LOC122601899 gene encoding uncharacterized protein LOC122601899 yields MACSDNQQPNFKHFCKICKKGFMCGRALGGHMRAHGVGDETMNLDDDDDDPSDDGDGNQRVYALRTNHNRFRRFCENCGKEFLSWKSFLEHGKCGSEDGETSLVWSQETDNDDDDDDEADVFGQYGGGSGLYKRKRSVRVCSSSANEEDITLAKCLMALSNNSVDLMEMEQEGNLKATTNNKDEPRRDIFEPVLLQSSVTRAPPLPLDKAKGEANTTNLKGMFQCKACKKVFSSHQALGGHRASHKNVKGCFASRNDQFDDNLTNDQDVIILDNNYKATSSYQSSHGLAITGPASLAGRKAKEHKCSICYRTFASGQALGGHKRCHWITSNYTTTNSSETTSISKLNFHQHIEQLYQRALAIPKGLELNLNLSTTPPNNTNDTTHDNVQIPIKSSEVSTEINLHAWTSSAADQENGDGNAKDHHEQHQIINVDQDDGIAATTMEGNVDEEDQSKAKLAKLGDLKDTNGDSSSWLQVGIGSITDVAPDL; encoded by the coding sequence ATGGCTTGTTCTGATAACCAACAACcaaatttcaaacatttttgcAAAATTTGTAAAAAGGGTTTCATGTGTGGTAGAGCATTAGGTGGGCATATGAGAGCTCATGGTGTTGGGGATGAAACTATGAATCTTGACGACGACGATGAcgatccaagcgatgatggggATGGAAACCAAAGAGTGTACGCGTTAAGAACAAATCATAATCGGTTTAGACGATTTTGTGAGAATTGTGGTAAGGAATTCTTATCATGGAAGTCTTTCTTGGAACATGGAAAATGTGGCTCAGAAGATGGTGAAACGTCGCTTGTTTGGTCTCAAGAAactgataatgatgatgacgacgatgaTGAAGCCGATGTTTTTGGCCAATATGGTGGTGGGAGTGGGTTGTATAAGAGGAAGAGATCTGTAAGGGTTTGTTCTAGTAGTGCAAATGAAGAGGATATCACATTAGCTAAATGTTTAATGGCATTATCAAACAATAGTGTTGATTTAATGGAAATGGAACAAGAGGGAAATCTTAAGGCCACCACAAACAACAAGGATGAGCCAAGAAGGGATATTTTCGAGCCGGTTCTTTTACAATCTTCGGTCACAAGAGCTCCTCCATTACCGTTAGATAAAGCCAAAGGGGAGGCTAATACCACAAACCTTAAGGGAATGTTTCAATGTAAAGCATGTAAAAAGGTGTTTAGCTCACATCAAGCATTGGGCGGACATAGAGCGAGTCACAAGAACGTTAAAGGTTGTTTTGCATCACGAAACGATCAATTTGATGATAACTTAACAAATGATCAAGATGTTATCATACTCGATAATAATTATAAAGCTACAAGTTCCTACCAATCAAGCCATGGACTTGCTATCACGGGTCCAGCTTCATTGGCAGGGCGGAAAGCAAAGGAGCATAAGTGCTCCATTTGTTACCGGACTTTTGCATCCGGTCAAGCCCTAGGTGGTCACAAAAGGTGCCATTGGATCACCTCGAATTACACTACTACTAATTCATCCGAAACAACATCTATAAGCAAGTTGAACTTTCATCAACATATAGAACAACTCTATCAAAGAGCTTTGGCAATACCCAAAGGACTCGAACTAAACCTCAACCTCTCGACTACTCCTCCCAATAACACAAACGACACAACTCATGACAACGTTCAAATCCCCATAAAGTCGTCAGAGGTGTCAACGGAGATCAATCTACATGCATGGACTAGTTCAGCCGCGGATCAAGAAAATGGAGATGGGAATGCAAAAGATCATCATGAACAACATCAAATAATCAATGTGGATCAAGATGATGGTATTGCCGCAACAACAATGGAAGGTAATGTGGATGAAGAAGATCAGAGTAAGGCGAAATTGGCGAAACTTGGTGATTTGAAGGACACAAATGGCGATTCATCTTCATGGTTGCAAGTTGGGATTGGTTCAATTACTGATGTGGCTCCCGACCTATAA
- the LOC122600229 gene encoding uncharacterized protein LOC122600229 isoform X3 produces MVTRLNDVCPRTRNETESRMPSSLRGKKNISQLQHVLNDGVTVSIKAFSTASNGSQRNHKLCLLQRLCSLPTPCQPNSRLLLSQGFRLAAHHGLHALPKCLQFCDILGNSAKVYKMFAIAAKMFVGRERFSTIIIWI; encoded by the exons ATGGTAACAAGGCTTAACGATGTATGTCCTAGGACACGGAATGAAACT GAGAGTCGAATGCCCTCTTCATTAAGAGGCAAGAAAAATATATCGCAGTTGCAACATGTCTTGAATGATGGTGTAACTGTTTCCATAAAGGCCTTTTCTACCGCATCTAATGGATCGCAAAGGAATCACAA ATTATGTTTACTTCAAAGATTATGTTCTCTCCCAACACCATGTCAGCCCAATTCTAGACTACTGTTATCTCAAGGATTTAGA CTTGCAGCACATCACGGATTACACGCTCTGCCaaaatgtcttcagttctgtGACATTCTTGG GAACTCTGCGAAAGTCTACAAAATGTTTGCTATAGCAGCCAAAATGTTTGTTGGTAGGGAACGTTTTTCAACAAT TATTATTTGGATATGA
- the LOC122600229 gene encoding uncharacterized protein LOC122600229 isoform X1, which yields MVTRLNDVCPRTRNETESRMPSSLRGKKNISQLQHVLNDGVTVSIKAFSTASNGSQRNHKLCLLQRLCSLPTPCQPNSRLLLSQGFRVQIKITKFTVCVIPHLILITLLKLAAHHGLHALPKCLQFCDILGNSAKVYKMFAIAAKMFVGRERFSTIIIWI from the exons ATGGTAACAAGGCTTAACGATGTATGTCCTAGGACACGGAATGAAACT GAGAGTCGAATGCCCTCTTCATTAAGAGGCAAGAAAAATATATCGCAGTTGCAACATGTCTTGAATGATGGTGTAACTGTTTCCATAAAGGCCTTTTCTACCGCATCTAATGGATCGCAAAGGAATCACAA ATTATGTTTACTTCAAAGATTATGTTCTCTCCCAACACCATGTCAGCCCAATTCTAGACTACTGTTATCTCAAGGATTTAGA GTGCAAATCAAGATCACCAAATTTACTGTTTGTGTTATTCCTCACCTCATCTTGATAACTTTGTTGAAGCTTGCAGCACATCACGGATTACACGCTCTGCCaaaatgtcttcagttctgtGACATTCTTGG GAACTCTGCGAAAGTCTACAAAATGTTTGCTATAGCAGCCAAAATGTTTGTTGGTAGGGAACGTTTTTCAACAAT TATTATTTGGATATGA
- the LOC122600229 gene encoding uncharacterized protein LOC122600229 isoform X2 — MPSSLRGKKNISQLQHVLNDGVTVSIKAFSTASNGSQRNHKLCLLQRLCSLPTPCQPNSRLLLSQGFRVQIKITKFTVCVIPHLILITLLKLAAHHGLHALPKCLQFCDILGNSAKVYKMFAIAAKMFVGRERFSTIIIWI; from the exons ATGCCCTCTTCATTAAGAGGCAAGAAAAATATATCGCAGTTGCAACATGTCTTGAATGATGGTGTAACTGTTTCCATAAAGGCCTTTTCTACCGCATCTAATGGATCGCAAAGGAATCACAA ATTATGTTTACTTCAAAGATTATGTTCTCTCCCAACACCATGTCAGCCCAATTCTAGACTACTGTTATCTCAAGGATTTAGA GTGCAAATCAAGATCACCAAATTTACTGTTTGTGTTATTCCTCACCTCATCTTGATAACTTTGTTGAAGCTTGCAGCACATCACGGATTACACGCTCTGCCaaaatgtcttcagttctgtGACATTCTTGG GAACTCTGCGAAAGTCTACAAAATGTTTGCTATAGCAGCCAAAATGTTTGTTGGTAGGGAACGTTTTTCAACAAT TATTATTTGGATATGA